The sequence CAGGCGACCGCGGAGGGGATCCGTTCGCAGGCGGAGCAGCAGGGGCAGGAGCTCGCCGTGCTGATTCCGGACGAGCCGCTGACGGTGAGCGCCGACGCGACGCGGCTGGCTCAGGTCTTCCAGAACCTGTTGGACAACGCCGTGAAGTACACGCGCGCCGGCGGCCACATCACTTTGACCGTGGAAAGGCATGGCAACGAGGTGATCGCGTCGGTGGAGGACACCGGCATCGGCATCTCACCCGATCACCTGCCTCATCTCTTCGAGATGTTCTTCCAGGCGGACCGCTCGCTCGAGCGCGCCTCCGGGGGATTGGGGATCGGGCTTTCGCTCGTGCGGCTGCTCGTGGGGCTGCACGGCGGGCACATCGAGGCCCGCAGCCAGGGACTGGGTCGCGGCAGCGAGTTCGTGGTGCGGCTCCCCCTGGACGGCGTGGCTCCCATGCTGGAGGCGGTGATGACGGAGACGGTCCAGGAAAAGGGGTCCATGATCCGACGCATTCTCGTCGCCGACGACAACCTCGACTCGGCTGAATCGATGGCCATCGCCCTGCGTCTCATGGGGCACAACGTGCAGACGGCCCATGACGGTCTCGCGGCGGTCGAGGCCGCCGAGCGCGACCGCCCCGACGTGGTCCTGCTCGACCTCGGAATGCCCCGTATGAATGGCTATGACGCCTGCAGGCGGATTCGCGAAATGGAGGGCGGCCAGAGAATCGTGGTCATCGCCCAGACCGGCTGGGGCCAGGAAGAGGACCAGTCCCGCACGCGGGCCGCCGGCTTCGACGGCCACCTCACCAAGCCCGCCGATTTCGACGTCCTCGAAAAGCTCCTCGCCAACCTTCCGGAAAGATAGTTCCCGTTCCAGCATTCCCCGTTTACGAAAATAGAGCGGCCGGTCATCGTCCATGGGTGCCTCGCCGGAAGTCTCGCCGCTTCAACGGCCGGCGGAAAGCGTATAAGATGCGCGCCGGAGGGGCGGCATGGCAGACAGCGCGCGCATGGTGGTGCACTATCTCGATGGGAAGGTACTGAAGGGGACGAGCCAGGACTTCAATCCGACGCGGCCGGTTTTCCACCTGGCTCCAGCCGAAGGCGGCCCGGCGGTCGACGTCCAGTGCAAGCTGCTGAAGGCAGTCTTCTTCGTGAAGAGCCTCGCCGGAAATCCGAAGCGGCAGGACCTGCGCGGCTTCATCGCCGCGCCCGCCGCGACGTCGCAGGGCAAGAAGCTCGCCATCCGCTTCAAGGACGGCGAGCTTCTGTGCGGCTACACTCTCTCCCACCGTCCCGACCGGGACGGCTTCTTTCTCTTCCCCGCCGACGCCGAGTCGAACAACGAGCGGATCTACGTGCTGCAGCGCGCCGCGGTGGACATCAAAGCAGGTCCCGCCGCCGAAGCCCTCGCCCGCGAGGCCCTGGCCGCTCCCGCCAAGTAAGCCGCGGTTCCTAGGGGGCCTGTAGCGGCGGGGCCGCACGTCCCCCGTTGCAGATTGAATCTGGCGCGATCCTGATTTGCATGACGTTCCGGTTCCGGAAGAACCCACCCGCAAGTTTGCTTTCTAAGGCCGGGCCTCCGCGCCGGTCGAGCCGGAAAGACACCCTCCATTTCCTGTCGGGGGTCCGCAGGCCAGTGGAACCGAGGTATTCACGACGGAAGTCCGCTGGATCGTGAGGGGGAACACGGCACTGGTGTCGAGGCCGCCGGAGCTGTCCACCGCCTGGACCAGGAAGTCGTAGATCAACGGGATGGAGGGGTCGAGATCGAACGGCGACGCGTAGAAGGTGTAGGTTGCGCCTCGGTTCGCCACATCCTGCTTTTGGACGCAGCCGAAAGCGCTGCTTTGGGTCGGGGTGACGAAGTAGAAGCTACGGGTGAAGATTCCGTCGCCGGCCGTCTGGTCTCCCGAGACGACGGGGAGCTCCTGGGCATCCACCAGGACCGTATCGATGACCTCCGACCCGACGTCAAACATCTGGAAGGTGACGCGCCGTGGGACCTGTCCGACCGGCGCAAGGTCTTCCGGCGGCTGCAGGAAGCGCAGGTTCACCAGGAGTGGCTGAAGCGGGGAAGATGCGCGGGCGGTGATGGTGACAAGATCGATGTCCGAGGTATGCAATGTGAGCTGATCCGGCATGCAGCAGCAGGAGCACAAAGGAGGATCTGCGCAGCAAAGCTGGATGAGCCCGGAGCACTCCGAGTGCCTTCGCCCCTTGAGGATGGCGACGTCGGACAAGATCGGATTGGCGCCGGTATCGCAGGCATCGCCCAGTCCGTCGTGGTCGGTATCGACCTGATCGAAGTTCGGATCGAATTCACAGTTGTCGCAGCCGTCGCCCCGCCCATCCGAATCGGCGTCGTCCTGGTTCGGGTTGTAGAAAGCGGGGCAGTTGTCCAGGTTGTCAGGGGCGTCATCGCCATCCGAGTCGATGCCGAGACAGGGAGGCAGCTGTCCGCCGGATCGGGCCACGTAATTCTGCAGCAGCGTCTCGCACCGGTGGGCGGAGTTGACCAGGCCGGAGCCGTCGCAGTCGAGGGACTCGCAATAGGTGCGACACATGCCCAGGAGATTGCGCGGGACCTCGGTGTCGCAGACCGATTCTTGCGGAAGGTTTCTCTGATGCGTCGTGACGGCTTCCACAAGTGACATTCCGAGTCCAGCGACGGCGAGGAAGAGCACGAGCATGTGTCGGGGGAAAGCTTTACGAAGGGGACTCGGGGAGCGGGCCATTCCGTACATGGCGAGGTCCTCCTGACGCGCCGGGACGCGAGGAATCCAGAGGGAGTTAGGATTTCGTGCAGGCCACGATGCTGTTTCAAATTAGCCTTGATGCCTCTTCTGGTTCCGGTCCAAAGTGCCCTGCTGCTGCACCAGAACCGCTGGCGGGATTCTCCACCGACCTGAGAAACGCCGGTGCCTGGGCCGGAAATGTTTGACCCCGCCCGCGTCCCGGAGCTATCCTCCTCGCTCTTATCGTGAGCCAACACGGGCCGTTGCATATTGAGGAGAAAGCGTCATGGGCGTTGCGGGTGCGGCGCGGGGAGTTTTCCTGGCGGCGCTGCTGGCCGGGGCGGTGAGCGCGATGGCGGAAAATGAACCAAAGTCAGCTGCCGCGGGCAGCCCGGAGGACATCCAGGCGCGGCTGGCGAAATATGCGCCGGCGGAGATGCCGTTCGACGCCCGCAAGCTTCCTGAGAAGGACCGCCAGATGCTGAAGCATCTCCTGGCGGCCTCGGCACAGATCGACCAGATCTTCTGGCGGCAGTCCTACAGCAGGGCGGCCGAGATCCGGGAGAGCCTGGCAGGCAAGACGGATCCTCTCTCCAAGGCGCTCTATCGTCTCGTCATGATCAATGCCGGCCCCTTCGACCGGCTGGATGAGGGGAAACCCTTCTATGGGGCTGAAAAACTGCCGCCCGGCGCCGGCTACTACCCACCCGATCTGACCAAGAAGGAGCTCGAGGACTACGTCGCGGCGCACCCCGACCGCAAGGAAGCTCTCCTTTCGCCTTATACGGTCGTCAAGCGCAAGGGCAAGGATCTGATCGCCGTTCCGTATCACGGAGAATACGCGCGCTGGATCGGTCCGGCTGCCAAGGAGCTCGAGGCTGCCGCGGCGCTGTCGGAAAACGAATCGTTCAAGCGCTATCTGCTGTCCAAGGCAAAAGCGCTGCGCAACGACGACTACTTCCAGGCCGATTGCGACTGGATCGACCTGAAAGACAACCCCTACGAGCTGATCTTCGGCCCCTTCGAGACTTACGAGGACGGACTGATGGGGATCAAGGCCTCCTACGAAGCCTCGGTGGCTATCCGCGACGTGCAGGAGAGCGCGAAGCTGGCGACCTACATCACGCATCTCCAGGAGCTGGAGGACAACCTGCCGTATCCGGAGGCGGATCGGCGGAAGGTTGCGGGACTCGCCTCTCCCATGGTGGTGGTGCGCGACATCGGTCGCGGCGGCGACGCGCGTGTCGGCTACCAGGCGGTTGCGACCAACCTTCCCAATGATCCCAAGGTCCACGAGAAG is a genomic window of Candidatus Polarisedimenticolia bacterium containing:
- a CDS encoding Zn-dependent hydrolase codes for the protein MGVAGAARGVFLAALLAGAVSAMAENEPKSAAAGSPEDIQARLAKYAPAEMPFDARKLPEKDRQMLKHLLAASAQIDQIFWRQSYSRAAEIRESLAGKTDPLSKALYRLVMINAGPFDRLDEGKPFYGAEKLPPGAGYYPPDLTKKELEDYVAAHPDRKEALLSPYTVVKRKGKDLIAVPYHGEYARWIGPAAKELEAAAALSENESFKRYLLSKAKALRNDDYFQADCDWIDLKDNPYELIFGPFETYEDGLMGIKASYEASVAIRDVQESAKLATYITHLQELEDNLPYPEADRRKVAGLASPMVVVRDIGRGGDARVGYQAVATNLPNDPKVHEKKGTKKIFWKNMFEARVGKVILPISRELMVPEQAKQVTAQGVFENVMMHELSHALGPRYVRGTGEKDPVNRRLGDLASAIEEMKATVAGLVSMAWFFDHDVMPKETEAEHYASYLGSIFRAVRFGIGEAHGRAAIVELNFAREKGAILRDAATGRWSVDPSKMRGSLSDLTARALEIERAGDRAGAEALFAKYGTLPDDLAKDLAKIKDVPVEVEPIYRIFW